A DNA window from Acidobacteriota bacterium contains the following coding sequences:
- a CDS encoding sulfatase-like hydrolase/transferase — MSGPTRREFLQSALAASTLLAAGGALAGCGWRRGGRRPHIILVMCDDLGYGDVGFTGATAYTTPHIDRIAREGMVLRQAYSAAPVCSPTRVALMTGRYPARDPAGLHEPLTTHPIGLTPSPTTLPRLLRDAGYRTALVGKWHLGTAPDYHPLEHGFDEFYGFLGAGGDYFTKEDSEYRRPLFFDNREPVTTDGYMTDLLTARAEKIIATRSEAPLFLSLQYNAPHWPWQGPADHRRPSVDDWKAGGSPEVFAAMMRSLDDGVGRVLAALDAAGMSNDTLLVFTSDNGGERFSHMGPFSHAKMTVGEGGLRVATAVRWPARIAAASHSDQVAVTMDWTATFAALAAAPALRPLDGISLLPALGGAPSIPRTLFWRVTQRRQQKAVRHGDLKYVENEEGAHLFDLAADPGERTNLIGANADAATDLRGRLATWESQMLPPAPLEERYR; from the coding sequence ATGAGCGGCCCCACCAGACGCGAGTTTCTCCAATCGGCGCTTGCGGCCTCCACCCTGTTGGCCGCCGGGGGCGCGCTGGCCGGCTGCGGATGGCGCCGAGGGGGCCGTCGTCCCCACATCATCCTCGTCATGTGCGACGACCTCGGATACGGTGACGTCGGATTCACCGGCGCGACGGCCTACACGACGCCCCACATCGATCGCATCGCTCGAGAGGGCATGGTGTTGCGTCAGGCGTACTCTGCCGCGCCGGTGTGTTCACCGACGCGTGTGGCGCTGATGACCGGCCGCTACCCGGCCCGCGATCCTGCCGGCTTGCACGAACCGCTCACCACGCACCCGATCGGACTGACGCCTTCCCCAACGACCTTGCCGCGTCTACTCAGGGACGCAGGCTACCGGACCGCGCTGGTGGGAAAGTGGCACCTTGGCACGGCGCCTGATTACCATCCGCTGGAACACGGCTTCGACGAGTTCTACGGATTCCTCGGAGCCGGCGGCGACTACTTTACGAAAGAAGACTCGGAGTACAGGCGCCCGCTGTTTTTCGACAACCGCGAACCGGTCACCACCGACGGGTACATGACCGACTTGCTCACCGCGCGCGCGGAAAAAATCATCGCGACGCGCTCTGAGGCGCCGCTGTTTCTCAGCCTCCAATACAACGCGCCTCACTGGCCATGGCAAGGCCCTGCCGATCACCGTCGTCCTTCCGTGGACGACTGGAAGGCCGGAGGCTCGCCAGAAGTATTTGCCGCGATGATGCGGAGTCTTGATGACGGCGTGGGCCGGGTGCTGGCGGCGCTTGACGCCGCGGGAATGTCGAATGACACCTTACTCGTGTTCACGAGCGACAACGGCGGCGAGCGGTTTTCGCATATGGGCCCGTTCAGCCACGCAAAGATGACCGTGGGTGAAGGAGGGCTGCGCGTCGCAACCGCCGTGCGCTGGCCTGCGCGGATTGCCGCAGCCAGCCACTCGGATCAGGTTGCGGTGACGATGGATTGGACCGCGACGTTTGCTGCGTTGGCCGCCGCACCGGCTTTGCGGCCGCTCGACGGCATCAGCCTGCTGCCGGCGCTGGGCGGCGCGCCCTCGATACCGCGCACATTGTTCTGGCGCGTGACGCAGCGGCGCCAACAAAAGGCCGTGCGCCACGGTGACCTCAAATACGTGGAAAACGAGGAGGGAGCGCACCTCTTTGATTTGGCGGCGGACCCTGGTGAGCGCACCAACCTGATCGGGGCAAATGCCGACGCCGCCACCGATCTCCGAGGCCGACTGGCCACATGGGAGTCTCAGATGCTGCCGCCCGCGCCGCTCGAAGAGCGCTACCGGTAA
- a CDS encoding RNA-binding protein, giving the protein MGRKLDVGNLPYTTTEDELRDLFSQAGAVDTVNVVRDNATGRARGFAFVEMATDADAQKAIEQFNEQPMGGRNLAVNEARPKPQFGGGGGGGYGGGAGGGGNRRREPRW; this is encoded by the coding sequence ATGGGTCGTAAACTGGACGTCGGTAATCTCCCCTACACCACCACCGAAGACGAGCTTCGTGACTTGTTCAGCCAGGCTGGTGCCGTTGACACCGTGAATGTTGTCCGTGACAACGCCACGGGCCGTGCGCGCGGATTCGCGTTCGTCGAAATGGCGACTGATGCGGATGCGCAGAAGGCCATTGAGCAGTTCAACGAGCAGCCGATGGGCGGCCGCAACCTGGCCGTGAACGAAGCGCGTCCGAAGCCCCAGTTCGGTGGCGGCGGTGGCGGCGGCTACGGCGGCGGCGCTGGTGGCGGCGGCAATCGTCGTCGCGAACCGCGCTGGTAA
- a CDS encoding DUF481 domain-containing protein gives MTTRSTLLALLCLICSALAIPARAQTAEPSPTQPQLLRVFVDCYECDTDALRQNVQFVDYVRDRAVADLHLLVTTQSTGGGGTAWTAKFIGLGRFDKVDRTLTFNTAQTATSDERRKEFTRIFKLGVASYAVDSSAGAQLDVQWVKPTEAKAALPAKDPWNYWVFRTNLSGNRDGEESANFSSYRMSFSANRTTEAWKINLSTSGSYNKSVFDLGEEDGGKIESTSDSWSVNSLVVKSLGPRWSIGGRASVSHSSFSNSDRVFTVAPGLEFSFFPYSESSRRSLTTLYTIGASHYDYKDATIFDKLKETVPDHSLATQVSLRQPWGSMYASVTVSQHLNEPARHRVSTYASADVRLFKGFSFNLYGGYDRIRDQISLRKGGATPEEVLLRRRQLATGHSYNLGFGISYSFGSIFNSVVNPRFGGGGGHFIFF, from the coding sequence ATGACAACCCGATCCACGCTTCTGGCGCTGCTGTGCCTTATCTGCAGTGCCCTCGCCATTCCTGCGCGCGCGCAGACCGCCGAGCCTTCGCCCACCCAGCCACAGTTACTCCGGGTCTTTGTCGACTGCTATGAGTGCGACACGGATGCACTCAGGCAGAACGTTCAGTTTGTTGACTATGTTCGAGACCGTGCGGTTGCGGACCTTCACCTGCTGGTCACCACTCAGAGCACAGGCGGCGGTGGCACGGCATGGACCGCGAAATTCATCGGCCTGGGACGCTTCGACAAAGTCGATCGGACACTGACGTTCAACACGGCGCAAACGGCCACGAGCGACGAACGCCGCAAGGAATTCACCCGCATCTTCAAACTCGGCGTGGCCTCCTATGCGGTGGACTCATCGGCGGGTGCCCAGCTCGACGTGCAGTGGGTGAAACCCACCGAGGCGAAAGCTGCCCTGCCGGCGAAGGATCCCTGGAACTACTGGGTCTTCCGCACGAACCTCAGCGGCAATCGCGATGGCGAGGAATCGGCAAACTTCAGCTCGTACCGCATGAGTTTCTCGGCCAACCGCACCACCGAAGCGTGGAAGATCAACCTCTCCACCAGCGGCAGCTACAACAAGAGTGTGTTTGATCTCGGGGAAGAGGACGGGGGAAAGATTGAAAGCACATCGGACAGCTGGAGCGTCAACTCCCTCGTCGTGAAGAGCCTGGGACCCAGGTGGTCCATCGGCGGTCGCGCGTCCGTGTCGCACTCGAGTTTCTCGAACAGCGACCGCGTCTTCACTGTGGCGCCCGGCCTGGAATTCAGTTTCTTTCCCTACAGCGAGTCGTCCCGACGGAGCCTGACTACGCTTTACACCATCGGCGCCAGTCACTACGACTACAAGGACGCCACGATCTTCGACAAGTTGAAAGAGACGGTGCCGGACCACTCTCTCGCCACACAAGTCAGCTTGCGCCAGCCCTGGGGCTCCATGTACGCCAGCGTCACCGTCTCGCAGCACCTCAATGAGCCCGCGCGACATCGCGTTTCTACGTACGCCAGCGCGGACGTTCGCCTGTTCAAGGGATTTTCATTCAATCTGTACGGCGGCTACGATCGCATCCGCGACCAGATCTCGCTGCGCAAAGGCGGGGCCACACCTGAAGAGGTGTTGCTGCGCCGGCGACAACTGGCCACCGGGCACAGCTATAACCTCGGCTTTGGCATCAGTTACAGCTTCGGCTCCATCTTCAATAGCGTCGTGAACCCCCGATTCGGCGGAGGCGGCGGGCACTTCATCTTCTTCTAG
- a CDS encoding Uma2 family endonuclease: MRNRHTPERCLWRPSTWHFDRAQALVLQPDLLFVSASRGDIVTDRIHGAPDLVIEVLSPRPRIGELDERVGWFARYGVREIWLATTSTSRSSMFWPPRTARSARV; this comes from the coding sequence ATGCGGAACAGACACACGCCGGAGAGGTGTTTGTGGCGCCCATCGACGTGGCATTTCGACCGCGCTCAGGCCCTGGTGCTGCAACCGGACTTGCTGTTCGTCTCGGCATCGCGCGGCGATATCGTCACGGACCGCATTCATGGCGCGCCGGATCTGGTCATCGAGGTGCTCTCTCCGCGTCCGCGAATCGGCGAACTTGACGAACGCGTGGGCTGGTTTGCCCGTTATGGGGTTCGGGAAATCTGGCTGGCTACAACCAGCACGAGTCGCAGCTCCATGTTCTGGCCTCCGAGGACGGCGCGGTCTGCTCGCGTGTGA